GTCCCGGCGACCCATTCTTTTACAGCGCAGGTAAATTTACGGTGAATGTCCCACGGGGATCAACGGATATTATCGTTGAGCGTGGTACAGAGTATGAACCACTACGGAAAGTGGTATCAGCACCCCAGAAAGGGCACGTTGATGTTGAGTTACAGCTCAAACGGTGGACGGATCTCCCATCACAAGGTTGGTATCCGGGCAACACACACCTCCACTACAGCGAGAACGAGATGCAGCCCGACGCTCGACTGAACCTCGACCCGAAAGTCCATGACCTGAGTGTAACCGTGGTGAGTATTCTACAGCGGCGTGAGTTGCCCTATGCCAGCAACAAGTACCCAATCGGGTTTATGACGGATTATTCGACCGCACATCACCTNNNNNNNNNNNNNNNNNNNNNNNNNNNNNNNNNNNNNNNNNNNNNNNNNNNNNNNNNNNNNNNNNNNNNNNNNNNNNNNNNNNNNNNNNNNNNNNNNNNNNNNNNNNNNNNNNNNNNNNNNNNNNNNNNNNNNNNNNNNNNNNNNNNNNNNNNNNNNNNNNNNNNNNNNNNNNNNNNNNNNNNNNNNNNNNNNNNNNGCGTTGGGCAAGCTAGACGCCTTTAATCTCTTCGACCCATTCTGGGCGGATCCAGAGTATGACATCTGGTATCATCTGCTCAACTGTGGCATTTCGTTACCAGCATCAACCGGCACCGATTGGTTTATCTGCTCAAACAACCGCGTCTATGTCCAAACAGACCAAGAATTTACCTACGAGAACTGGTTGCGGGGGTTACAGGCGGGAAATACATTCATCACGAACGGACCAGCACTATTTCTTACCGTTGACGGTACAATCCCCGGCGGACGGATTGACTCTCCAAACGGAACAGCCCGTAAACTATCAGGACAGATCTCATGGAATTCACACTATCCGATTAACCGCGTAGAGCTAATCCACAACGGCAGCGTCGCGCAACGTCAAGAGTTCAACGACGCACCGCAACAGAACGGCGAGTGGGAATTTGACATCGAAATTGAAGCAGACGGCTGGATCGCTGCACGCACCTATGGCGACGCGCGGGATAGCTTTGCACAGGCGATATACGCGCATACCAGTCCAGTGCAAATCGGCACAGGTCGTCCCCCCGGCATCGCACAGGAGTCCGCAGCGTTCTTTGTCCGCTCTATTGACGATTCTATCGATTGGATCAGTCGAATCGGCAAGTTCACCAAAGATGAACAACGAGAGGAAATTTTGCACCTGTTTAATGAAGGACGAAAAGTCTATGCAGGGCTAACAGCGGGGCATTAGCATGTCTACTTCCCAACAGCACTGTAGTAAATCGCATTGAACAACAGCTTAAATGTTCCGTGCGACTGTGCCCGATGTTGTGGCTTGAAGCCAAACAGAACCACACGCCCTTTTCCCAGCTTGATATCCCAGAGCGCACCTTTCTGACGAATCCGTTTCTCGCCCTCGATCCAGCCGCTCATGAGTGGATTGAAGTTGGGATAAATCGCAACCCTTTTTCCGCCCCTCGCCTCAAATGCCGGTCCCGACTTGAAAAAGACCGCCATCTCACGCTCCAATCCGTAACCGATTGGATGACTCGTTTCAACAAAAACGCGCAGCAGCGAGCCGGGGCAGAAAAATTGCGTCCCAGTCGATTTCTGCGAATTCGATTGACTCGATCCCAAGGCGTTACTGATCTCCAACCCAAAATGTCGTATTGGCACCTCCGTTGCCCAGTTCAAACAGATGAGTGTACCACCCTGTTCAACAAAGGTGCGAAGATTCGCTACACCCTCCAACCCAATACCGCCCACATACTCAAGCGGGAGACTGCCTTCTGCGTGGCCCGCAATCATCCTCGACGCTCTCATATCCGGTAGGATGATCGCGTCATACCATTCAGCTAAACTTCCGGCACGGATCTCCGCATCGGTCAAATTACGATAGGGAAACTCATGCGCCTCCAGCACCCAACGAGTCCACCCCTCATCCATGTTTGCCACCCACGGCTTATAGAGACCTAAGCGCGGCTGTCTCAACTTTGCTTTGAGGTCCACGTAACGCTGATTTAGCGCATAAATTTCAACCCCAAGGGATTCAGCAAAATAGCGCAATTCGGCGGAATCGCTCCCCGGTATGCGTGGTGATTTAAGGATAATCGTCCCGCGGGGCAGGTGCAAGTCCCTCCACGCGGTTTCCTTCTGCTGTTGATAAATTGTATATTTGTCCTCTTGGAGTAACCGATTCAGGGCCACGGTTTCCAAGTTCGCCCGGTTTCGGAGTACATAGACAACCGCATCTTGGAAATCCACCCCATCAACGTGGAGCTTACCCGCCGCTTTCGGGATCTCCTCAACGAGTGTTAAGTCCGCCTCAAACGCGTTGACCACCTTGATGGCTTTGACACCCATCTGCAGCGGCAACGTCCAACCTGCGATGTCATACGGACGCTCCGGGGGTGCGCCGGGCGCAGGGATACGACGAGGATAGTATTGCACCTCAAGAAGATCTTTGGCATGAGCCCGAAACGGCTGCGCCATCGAAACCACATAAGTCCCCGCGGGATATTCCACACCATCCGCTGTAAAATTCGCGTCCGCCCGATGGATCTTCACACCACCACGCTGTAAAATCTCTAACATCTTGAGTGTGGTATCCATATCCCGCTGATCCGTCGGCACCAAAAATGCCCGTGGCGGTTCCTGTTCACCCTTTTCCACAGCGTCCAACCCCATTTTATAAAAGTTGGTAAGAAACATCTCTTTCTGTCTCGCAACAATCGATAGGATTGAATACGCCGCCGCTTCCTCATATTCGATAATGTCGCGCATCCGCCACCAACCACCGGGCCACGGTTCAGGAAAGTTGGTCTGCTGCGCATATTCGCTCAAACCCCGTCGATGCCCCCTCAAAATCGACTTCGGCTGAAAAATTGGCGAGGCGATGTTGACGCTTGCAGCTTCCGTCAAAATTCCGATCATATTGTGGCGATAGGGTACAGTGCGAAAACCGCCGTGCCACCACGTATCGTACACAGCGTTCGACAACACGCCGGTGAAACCCTGCGACGTAAGATCCAGCGCCATCTGCGCACCGATCAGGGCAAGCTCACGCTGCAACAGCGGTGGGATATTCGGGTTGACGGGATGAAAGTAAGGTGGAATCACGAACCGCGCCCCCCTGTTCCCCATCTGATGCACATCGTAAACCACCTGGGGGAACCATTCTTCGTAGAGTATCTGGGTCACTAACTGCGTCTCGATCTGCGTTAGCATGAACCAATCCCGGTTGTTATCGTGTCCAGTATATTTGTGGTAGAGCCAAGGCATCGGTGCGCCTTCATAC
The DNA window shown above is from Candidatus Poribacteria bacterium and carries:
- a CDS encoding CehA/McbA family metallohydrolase — protein: ALGKLDAFNLFDPFWADPEYDIWYHLLNCGISLPASTGTDWFICSNNRVYVQTDQEFTYENWLRGLQAGNTFITNGPALFLTVDGTIPGGRIDSPNGTARKLSGQISWNSHYPINRVELIHNGSVAQRQEFNDAPQQNGEWEFDIEIEADGWIAARTYGDARDSFAQAIYAHTSPVQIGTGRPPGIAQESAAFFVRSIDDSIDWISRIGKFTKDEQREEILHLFNEGRKVYAGLTAGH